From the Echeneis naucrates chromosome 7, fEcheNa1.1, whole genome shotgun sequence genome, the window GGATTGTGGAATTTTACCTGTCTCAATATCAAGACTGGGTATTTCTGTTATTCACGATTCCTCACTAAGAGGCTGCTCATTGGCTCTTGGTTTTAGAGCAAAGcaagctttatttatatagcaacTATCTGACAgtcacaaagtgcttcacaggtTGAAATAAGAATACAGTGACAAAGTGGCTAATAAAAATCCTGTCTTAAAACATGCATATCTGAATGGCAGTGGTATGAAATCCATAAACTAATAATACTTTCCAGGGAAGCAAATAAAGAGTAAATAAAATTGGACGAAATAGTGAACCCTGTGGCCCGCAACAAGATAGAAGTCAGGTTACTGTTAGGGATGGCATGATAGCTAACATGTTGTATGTAATTAAATTAGAATTGAGATAAATgtcatattaaaatgtaaatatatgcaTGACATGGTTTTCATTAAGTTTTTTGGATAAACAGTAGCTGAGAGGCAAGTGATTTATTTCTATCTCGGTAGCATTAATAACGCAACTTATGCAATtttagctttctttttcttggctAGAAAAAAAAGCATAGGCTTTCTCACAGAAACCCTTTTGAATGTCAGGTGAGACAGtattacaggaaacaaaactCACACAAGTGTTAAGTGAAAGGAGAAGTGATTAATGTTGGACATTATTCTGGGCCAATCGAgttcatattttgtgtgtgtattgataTAATAGGcttttaggtttttattttcaatcttgaaggaaaaagaataatttactaaagacattttttctAAATCTCTTTTATGTGTGACAATAATCCCCcagaaacaattaaaaaaaaaatttaggtGACGATCAgttattttttgattttatagaaaagaaagaataaaaaaataaaaatcaaatttctTTGATATTTTCTACCAGTCCGCAAAgcaatatttaacaaaaaactaaattgaaatGGCAACAAATTCAGTCCTGCTGTATCAAGCCCTAAGGAGTAATTTAGAAACAAGAGGTAATTGCTGAAAAATTTGGACGATATCATGAGAGGGCAAAGCTAAATTCCCATAACATCACTCAAGAAACACAGTACACTGAGAGCAGTGCTTGGCGAAGTAAATTATATGTTTGCACAGAGATGTCCAATGGAAaccccaagtgtgtgtgtgcgtgtgcgtgcgtgcgtgcgtgcgtgcgtgttgCGCACGTCCATGCATGATGCCAGGTTCTCAGATGGTGGTGGCGATGAAGGCGATCTCTTTGGCGTTTGACCTGGACAGAGGGGCAGTGGTTGGCCTTCCCTCTCCAGCTGAGTTCCTCGGCTATGTCTTCTTTGTGGGCACTGTCATCTTTGGTCCTTGGATCAGCTTCCTGAGCTATAAGAATGCTATTGAGGGCAGGAAACTGGTGAGCACTCAATATTTCTGAactcctctgtcttcctgtgtggtgttttgttgGTAATGATGTGGCCTCTTCTTCAGAGTTGGTTGTGGCTGTGCTGCTCCTGCATCTGCCTCCTCAAGAGTCAGTTCTGTCTGTTGGTCTCAACCTGCATTGCCCCTTACCTCTTTCCTCTGTTCATCCCCATCTACGGGAACACAGTCACAGACAAGTAAGACAAATTTTCTTTGTGATCTGTCTCATTGCACATTTTACCTACCACTGATCTGAGAACagactgttttctttccttgctTCCAAGATACATTTACTGCATGCTGCAGTGCCAGCCACGGATATGTTTATCATGGTAGGGACCAAAAAATTACCAATCTGATGGGTggcatggcggcatagtggttagtgctgttgcaccacaataggaaggttgcgggttcgggCCTGAgccctttctttgtggagtttgcacattctccccgtgcctgcgtgggtttacTCTGGGTActgtccaaaggcatcatgtttggtcTAACTGATGACTAAGGGCTCAAAGGGCCGTAGCTCTGCTCTGTTAATTGTTATATTTCCTGCCTCCACCTGATGACGAACAACTGAACAACCATCACAGAGATTGGTagaccagtttttgtttttttgggttttgctttgtttgcttttagaGCTTGTTTAAAGATGGCTGAGTACTAGTAGAAAAATGGTGAAttaccatttcattttcacctaAAACAAGGTGAATTTCAAGTTTGAACAATATGTGTTGAGGAGCAACAAAAATCCTTCATGTTCTTCAGTACttcatacaaatacatacaaagCAATGAAAGGAGATGAttatcagatattaaaacaatttGACTCTTTTGATGAGCAATCTTCAAAGGCTATTTTTCACGACACGTATCTGGAAGCAGCTCATAGTTATATATATCTGAAACAAAGCCACTGGTATGGTCCCTTGGCAACGTGACTGTATATGGGTGGAAATCATTTGACAAtgctttcctctctgtgtgaaatGATTATGCCAACATAGGAAGTGAGCGTAATCAGATAACTTGATATTCTGTAACTAATCTGGTGCAGAAGAGGTAACCTCAACAGAAGGTACAAGGTTGTGGCTTTAAAAGACTAGatgatgtgtgttttaaatttttacGTGTTGTGTTGCACAGGTGGCTTCGTGCCTATGAAAATGCAGTGTCCTTCCACTTCAGTAATTACTTTGTGGGTCACCTCAGCGAAGGCACCAGCATGCTGGCCGGAGCCGGCTTCACAGATGAGAAGGAACACACCAAATGGTATGTTCAGTTCCAGCGGACCGCAGCTTTGCTATAATACTCTTATCATGGGAATTCATGTTTGCTGACAGATGTatgcaaaattaaatgaaatcaaatccaggcactttatatatagagcatGTCTTTTCTCCTGAGAGCAAAAGAGAGCACAGTGGAATAAGTAAAGCAAAACATTCTGATATAAAGAACAGTtaataatgacagtaaaatTAATGATAACCAATAATTATTGATTATTAGAGTGAGAAAATAGGCTTTGCCCCCCACTatactcttggagactctaggaattTACCATCTGGAATGAGTTACAGGGCCATTAAAGCCCAAACATCCAGAATGAAAAACAGCTTCCTTCTCAGAGCTGATCACTGAGCTGACAGCTTTGTTCAATGACAGTAAAGTTTTCTGATATTTGATTTAGAAAGTCAAGTAAATACTGGGAAAAATAGGACTATTCTCTCTCTTGAGATGCAATGGCCCTTCATCATTATTAACTATGTTCTTAATGATGTGaaggattttgtcttttttctattctgaattttacaaAGAgtcaatgaagagaagctatTATAGGAGAAAAGTGATGTCTTGTTCCAGTTAGTACTCCTGAAACAGCCTTTTCAATCAACTGAGGGATTATCATATATTTAATGGTTTGTCCTGATCATAGTAAAgtgaagtaaaaagtaaaataagtaTCACTAAATCAAATTTTGTTGTCAAAATTAACACTGGTTTGTGTCTACTGCACAGGGATATGAGTGTAGTGAAGCCTCTTGATGTGGAGATGCCTCGTTCCATGGTGCTGGTGGTGACATCTTGGAACATCCCTATGTCCCGATGGCTTAAAATCTGTGAGTTTGATAAGCACTGCTGAGACACAGTGCATACAAAACATGGAGAGTTGTTTGCCAATCAGTAAGCCATTAACACTTGGTCTTACAAGATGCAGCTCCTAAACATAATTTTCAAAGGGCTTTTGCTCATAGGTTACACACAAAGGCTTCTGTAAAGTATGTTGccattatattttgtttattttgctctgtCCTCTTCATGATCTCCAGATGTATTTAAAAACTCCATGAAACTGGGGACGTTTCCCGCCATCCTGGTGACGTACACTGCCAGCGCCTTATTGCACGTCAGTGAGATGATACTCTCCTTTGTCCATTGTAGcaaattatttagttttacttAATTTCAGATTCAGTCAAGCATCAGTCATACACCGTTTGTCAGTTTGTTCATATTATATTTCATGGATACAGGTGTTATATGTTCACATAGCAGGCAAAGTGGCCTGAATCATCATCATAATTGTGTGCAGTTGGGAGTgactaaacaaaaccaaacacgGCAGAAACAGAAGTAGCCAATGGAGGGACAGTGAAATAATTTACCTTATTATACTCAGGTGCACAAAGGAGGGTTGGTTCACAGAGGAAGCATTACCGGAATTATCCTCCATAGACAAGATGAAGTCAGTGCATGATTCTAAATATAGCTTTgggtcttgttttttttgggggttttttttgttaaatactGACCCCTCAGTAAAATAACAGTACAGATGGGGCATTAAGAACAGATCAAACAGCTACATCCACTTCTGAAGAAGAGGTTAGGGTGGTGCTGtgtatgattttatttccacacattCATACAGGTTGCTGAACAGGATCTCACTCTGAATAAGACAGGCTAGATCCATTTGTCGCAAGTTGATCTAAATAtacagtgtttttgttcaggGTCTGAGTTTTCACCTTGGGGCTGTTCTGCTTTCTCTGGGATTCATCACATTTGTCGAGCATGGTAtgaattttatttcagcttttacaTAAGAACATTTTACTATCAACACAAGGCCTAATACTGTGATGATCTTAGTAAAGGTTTAGTTTATTGAATGGTcaaagtatttttaaatttgtttttctgtcctaaGTCCTGAGGAAGAGGCTTGCATCCATCTTCAGTGCCTGTATCCTCTCAAGGCCCTGTAACTCAGACTGTAACCATCAGTACAGGAAGGTAAAACTCCACCTCTAGTCAGCTGTGTGAagcaaaacatgcaaacacatttttagatCATCATATTAAAAAGGAGCATTGCTGCCATGAGCTTAGCTTTTAAAGCCAGAGTTCTGGATAAGGAGCGCGACTGTACAAGGCAGGCTGTTCTTGCTGTTGGTTATTAATCTCAACCAACAATccatatttgacattttatgcTTCTAGTTTCATTCTCAGTAATCAAGGCTGCTTGAATGTTAGTGTTTATTCAAACGCAGAGACATCAGCCAATCATGTGCCTCAAATTACACTGTGACATTACAGGTGAATTTCATGCATTACCAAAGTTACACTTGTTTCCCTCTCAACAAATGTCAAATAGAGTCAGCTGGAGAAGTTTTCACTGCTCTGATTCATGACAGGCACTAAACTCCGTTTCTGAATAACACATTTGTAGTGTGTGACACACTCACAGACTCAGCTGTTTGTGCCAAAGGTGGAAAGAATCAAACATTCATAAGTGTGTTTAATCAATTTAAGAGCAGAAACACAAGTGATTTTGATAGTCAGTGACAGGAGGAAGGTatactttgatttgattaaacATCTCTTGATGGctgtttcagtttgttctttATGCTTTGGTCTGTAAGGAATATtgggtgctgctgctgaacctgGTTTTCAGCTTCCTGGCCATCTTCCACCTCACCTACCTAGGCTCCATGTTCGATCCTGGAGTTgatgaacaggaagtggaagaggTAAGAGCAAAGGAACAAAactaatattttaaatacaaaatgcaGGATACCAGTGTGAGATTGTTTGAGAAAGGTGTGAATTGCCATCGATGTCTTGTCTCAAGAACCCTCTCAAGTTtagaacattcattcattcatcttcatccgcttatccggggcCGGGTCGCGGAGGCAGCAGCTCAAGCAGACGACCCcacacttccttttccccggccacaatggccagctctgactgggggatcccaaggcgttcccaggccagtgtggagatataatctccccacctggtcctcggcctgcccgtggcctcctcccagctggacatgccaggaacgcgtcccggtggcatccttatcagatgcctgaaccacctcaactggctcctttccgcgcgaaggagcagcggctctacgCCGAGTCCCTCCCGGATggccgaacttctcaccctattTCTAAGATGGACTCCggccaccctcctgaggaaatcCATTTCGGCTGCTTGTACCCGTGAccttgttctttcagtcatggCCCAttgctcatgaccataggtgagggtaggaacaaatACCAACCAGTAGAGAcctgctgctctgattctccagccaatctcatgctccatcttaccctcactcgtgaacaagacccagagatacttaaactccttcacttgggactcatttcctacccggagtaTGCATGCCACCGCTTTCCTACTGAGAACCATGGgctcagatttagaggtgctgatcctcatcccagccgtTTCACACTCGGCTGCAAACCTGttcagtgagcactggaggtcacaggcCAATGaagccaataggaccacatcattCGCAACAAGCAGAGATGTAACCTTCAGCTCcccgaactgcagccctcctaCCCCACGACTACGCCTcaatatcctgtccatgaaaatcacaaacaggattggtgacaaagcacAACCCTGGCGGAGGCCAACCCCCATCTGAAACAAGTCCGACTTATTGCTGAGCACTTGGAAACAgggattggatggccctcaacagagaccccctcaccccatactctTGCAGCATCTCCCACAATATATCCTGGGGAACCCGATCATATGCCTTttccaagtccacaaaacacatgtagactggataggcatactcccaggccccctccaggatacatgcaagagtaaagatctggtccgttCCACAACCAGGATGGAATTTGCATcgctcctcttcaatctgaggttgGACAATTGGCTGGACCCTCCTTTCtagcaccttgga encodes:
- the LOC115046182 gene encoding protein-serine O-palmitoleoyltransferase porcupine-like, whose amino-acid sequence is MDMSSRFEVWQELAHSCGLITIQQGLQQVWSLLLLCLICRLCFRLGSVSTLKHAVSVLAGMWSLYLFFELQMLWVLSLSGLCYLVLLLGRDSSNRGLFLSGVIVVYLLFGELHLIDMVTWHKIRGSQMVVAMKAISLAFDLDRGAVVGLPSPAEFLGYVFFVGTVIFGPWISFLSYKNAIEGRKLSWLWLCCSCICLLKSQFCLLVSTCIAPYLFPLFIPIYGNTVTDKWLRAYENAVSFHFSNYFVGHLSEGTSMLAGAGFTDEKEHTKWDMSVVKPLDVEMPRSMVLVVTSWNIPMSRWLKIYVFKNSMKLGTFPAILVTYTASALLHGLSFHLGAVLLSLGFITFVEHVLRKRLASIFSACILSRPCNSDCNHQYRKEYWVLLLNLVFSFLAIFHLTYLGSMFDPGVDEQEVEEGYAAVHTIQRWSELNWASHWLVFGCWVFYRLIL